A stretch of Flexivirga aerilata DNA encodes these proteins:
- a CDS encoding amino acid permease, with the protein MGDLDDTTTDSGLGKGLKQRHMNLIALGGVIGAGLFVGSGVVIEDAGPAAVVSFLIAGLITVLIMRMLAEMAVNKPALGSFYVYARECLGRRGGFAVGWMYWYFFVIVVAVEAVAGGRILQLWVPSVPLWVLSLGLMLLLTATNMVSARSYGEFEYWFSSIKVVAITLFLLAGILWITGLWPDSTPGLANLVDHGGFAPMGWGAVLAAVVPCVAFYTGAEIVTIAAAESENPAQAIHKAMRSIIVRVVTFYVGSTFVVVTVQAWNAENVGVSPYAAVLGVLGIPAVSTIMNLIVLTALLSCLNSALYTSSRMLFALTRNNDAPLAFTKLSKSGVPRRAIFAGTLVGYVSVIAAYVSPDKVFNFLVNSYGAVALFVYLAIAVSQVALRRRLDRELPGGPVLRMWLFPWLSYLTIALMAVVILAMAFMDKTRSQFWLSLVTLAVILAVYEWWSRRHPSVGEQRAVPGPNKTERPAPAFAIVDVPDKSVSARNRARRMRELAETRRRGD; encoded by the coding sequence ATGGGTGACCTTGATGACACGACCACGGACAGTGGTCTGGGTAAGGGCCTGAAACAACGCCACATGAACCTCATCGCCCTGGGTGGGGTGATCGGAGCGGGTCTGTTCGTCGGCAGTGGCGTGGTCATCGAGGACGCCGGCCCGGCCGCGGTCGTGTCGTTCCTGATTGCCGGCCTGATCACCGTGCTGATCATGCGGATGCTCGCCGAGATGGCCGTCAACAAGCCGGCGCTCGGCTCCTTCTATGTCTACGCTCGCGAATGCCTAGGCCGCAGAGGCGGATTCGCGGTCGGCTGGATGTATTGGTACTTCTTCGTGATCGTCGTGGCCGTCGAGGCTGTCGCCGGCGGCCGCATCCTGCAGCTGTGGGTGCCGAGCGTGCCGCTCTGGGTGCTCAGTCTGGGGCTGATGCTGCTGCTCACCGCCACCAACATGGTCAGCGCGCGCTCCTACGGCGAATTCGAATACTGGTTCTCCTCGATCAAAGTCGTCGCGATCACGCTCTTCCTGCTCGCCGGCATCCTCTGGATCACCGGCCTCTGGCCGGACTCGACCCCGGGCCTTGCCAACCTGGTCGATCACGGCGGCTTCGCGCCGATGGGTTGGGGCGCGGTGCTGGCCGCGGTCGTCCCGTGCGTGGCGTTCTACACCGGCGCCGAGATCGTCACCATCGCCGCGGCCGAGTCGGAGAACCCGGCCCAGGCGATCCACAAGGCGATGCGGTCGATCATCGTGCGGGTCGTCACCTTCTACGTCGGTTCGACCTTCGTCGTGGTCACCGTGCAGGCGTGGAACGCCGAAAACGTCGGCGTCAGCCCGTATGCCGCGGTGCTCGGCGTGCTCGGCATCCCGGCGGTGAGCACGATCATGAACCTCATCGTGCTGACCGCCTTGCTGAGCTGCCTCAACTCCGCGCTCTACACCTCCTCCCGGATGCTGTTCGCGCTCACCCGCAACAACGACGCTCCGCTCGCCTTCACCAAGCTGTCCAAGAGCGGTGTCCCGCGCCGGGCGATCTTCGCCGGCACGCTCGTCGGCTACGTCTCGGTGATTGCCGCCTACGTCTCGCCCGACAAGGTCTTCAACTTCCTGGTCAACTCCTACGGCGCGGTCGCGCTGTTCGTCTACCTGGCGATCGCGGTGTCCCAGGTCGCGCTGCGCCGTCGGCTCGACCGGGAGCTGCCGGGCGGCCCGGTCCTGCGGATGTGGCTCTTCCCGTGGCTGAGCTACCTGACGATCGCGCTCATGGCCGTGGTGATCCTGGCGATGGCCTTCATGGACAAGACCCGCTCGCAGTTCTGGCTCAGCCTGGTCACGCTCGCGGTGATCCTCGCGGTCTACGAGTGGTGGTCGCGCCGGCACCCGAGCGTCGGCGAGCAGCGTGCCGTCCCCGGGCCGAACAAGACAGAGCGTCCGGCGCCCGCGTTCGCGATTGTCGACGTGCCGGACAAGTCGGTCAGCGCCCGCAACCGTGCCCGGCGGATGCGTGAGTTGGCCGAGACCCGCCGGCGGGGCGACTGA
- a CDS encoding MDR family MFS transporter: MTTQTAAPTAPTDGEYSHRQILTILSGLMLGMFLAALDQTIVSTAIRTISDDLHGLSVQAWVTTAYLITSTIATPIYGKLGDLYGRKKLFLFAITVFIIGSALCSFATSMYMLAAFRAIQGIGAGGLMTLVLAIIGDLVPPRERAKYTGYFMATFGTSSVLGPVIGGILAETNIFLGITGWRWVFLVNVPIGIIALFVVSATLHLPHTRREARIDWWGAAALVVCLVPLLTVAEQGRTWGWGSGRALLCYVIGGIGLIAFVLVERMMKQDALIPLRIFRLRAASVTIVASVIVGMGMFGGITVLPLYMQIVHGASPIESGLMMLPMVGGLMLAAIVSGQITARTGKIRIFPIIGTLVATIGLLLLWRIGADTPLPLVMVYMFIVGLGLGNCMQPLTLIVQNAVPPREIGVATSAATFFRQVGGTLGVAIFLSILFSTVGDKIKDALTAATKADPSLASPENRKIIGAISSQVEDNSDVLQQYADKLTHPFKVGFADSMDMIFLCAAVVMFIGFLVLQLMPQVELRAQSAQAAAASESAANAGAPAATDEPVAAGVAAAAGRHEAAEDAVADDVDETRTPRHAAE, translated from the coding sequence GTGACCACCCAGACGGCGGCCCCCACGGCCCCCACGGACGGTGAATACAGTCACCGGCAGATCCTGACGATCCTCTCAGGTCTGATGCTCGGCATGTTCCTCGCCGCGCTCGACCAGACGATCGTCAGCACGGCGATCCGGACGATCTCCGATGACCTGCACGGCCTGTCCGTGCAGGCATGGGTGACCACGGCCTACCTGATCACCTCGACGATCGCGACCCCGATCTACGGCAAGCTCGGCGACCTCTACGGCCGCAAGAAGCTCTTCCTCTTCGCGATCACCGTCTTCATCATCGGGTCGGCGCTGTGCTCGTTCGCCACCTCGATGTACATGCTCGCCGCGTTCCGCGCCATCCAGGGCATCGGCGCCGGCGGCCTGATGACGCTGGTGCTGGCGATCATCGGCGACCTGGTGCCGCCGCGCGAGCGCGCCAAGTACACCGGCTACTTCATGGCCACCTTCGGCACCTCCTCGGTGCTCGGCCCGGTCATCGGCGGCATCCTCGCCGAGACCAACATCTTCCTCGGCATCACCGGCTGGCGCTGGGTGTTCCTCGTGAACGTGCCGATCGGCATCATCGCGCTGTTCGTGGTCTCGGCGACCCTGCACCTGCCGCACACCCGCCGCGAGGCCCGCATCGACTGGTGGGGCGCCGCGGCCCTCGTGGTCTGCCTGGTGCCGCTGCTGACCGTCGCCGAGCAGGGGCGCACCTGGGGCTGGGGCTCCGGCCGGGCGCTGCTCTGCTACGTCATCGGTGGCATCGGCCTGATCGCGTTCGTGCTCGTCGAGCGCATGATGAAGCAGGACGCCCTCATCCCGCTGCGCATCTTCCGGCTGCGCGCCGCCTCGGTCACGATCGTCGCCAGCGTGATCGTCGGCATGGGCATGTTCGGTGGCATCACCGTGCTGCCGCTCTACATGCAGATCGTGCACGGCGCCTCGCCGATCGAGTCCGGTCTGATGATGCTGCCGATGGTGGGCGGCCTGATGCTCGCCGCGATCGTCTCCGGGCAGATCACCGCCCGCACCGGCAAGATCCGCATCTTCCCGATCATCGGCACCCTGGTCGCGACCATCGGCCTGCTGCTGCTGTGGCGCATCGGCGCCGACACCCCGCTGCCACTGGTCATGGTCTACATGTTCATCGTCGGCCTCGGCCTCGGTAACTGCATGCAGCCGCTGACCCTGATCGTGCAGAACGCCGTGCCGCCGCGCGAGATCGGCGTCGCCACCTCGGCGGCGACCTTCTTCCGCCAGGTCGGCGGAACGCTCGGCGTCGCGATCTTCCTGTCGATCCTCTTCAGCACGGTCGGCGACAAGATCAAGGACGCGCTCACCGCGGCCACCAAGGCCGACCCGTCGCTCGCCTCGCCGGAGAACCGCAAGATCATCGGCGCGATCTCCTCGCAGGTCGAGGACAACTCCGACGTGCTGCAGCAGTACGCCGACAAGCTGACGCACCCGTTCAAGGTCGGCTTCGCCGACTCGATGGACATGATCTTCCTCTGCGCGGCAGTGGTGATGTTCATCGGCTTCCTGGTGCTGCAGCTCATGCCGCAGGTGGAGCTGCGGGCCCAGTCGGCGCAGGCGGCGGCCGCGTCGGAGTCGGCGGCCAACGCCGGCGCACCGGCAGCCACCGACGAGCCGGTCGCCGCGGGAGTGGCGGCCGCCGCCGGCCGGCACGAGGCTGCCGAGGACGCAGTCGCCGACGACGTCGACGAGACGCGGACCCCACGGCACGCCGCCGAGTAG
- a CDS encoding MarR family transcriptional regulator yields MPIDHDVAMELSTELIHMVKKIESLRAHSPRVHAGAEPSSYPLIFALKKGPARVSALAELIHSDVSTVSRQVSNLVSYGLVAKVSDPDDRRAQRVALTPEGESLVERLQVGRGLWFQTLLESWDNDEARDFASHLRRFVGQLGEELDRVRVAGGELPEYPPIPDTRKDVS; encoded by the coding sequence GTGCCCATCGACCACGACGTCGCGATGGAGCTGTCGACCGAACTCATCCACATGGTGAAGAAGATCGAGTCGCTGCGCGCGCACTCGCCGCGGGTCCACGCGGGGGCGGAGCCCTCGTCATACCCGTTGATCTTCGCGCTGAAGAAGGGCCCGGCACGCGTCTCCGCGCTGGCCGAGCTGATCCATTCGGACGTGTCGACGGTGAGCCGGCAGGTGAGCAACCTGGTGTCCTACGGCCTGGTCGCCAAGGTCTCCGACCCGGACGACCGCCGCGCGCAGCGGGTTGCGCTCACGCCCGAGGGCGAGTCGCTCGTCGAGCGGCTGCAGGTCGGCCGCGGCCTGTGGTTCCAGACCCTGCTGGAGAGCTGGGACAACGACGAGGCGCGGGACTTCGCATCGCACCTGCGGCGGTTCGTCGGCCAACTCGGCGAAGAACTCGACCGGGTGCGCGTCGCGGGCGGCGAACTGCCCGAATACCCACCGATCCCCGACACCCGGAAGGATGTTTCGTGA
- a CDS encoding maleylpyruvate isomerase family mycothiol-dependent enzyme, whose protein sequence is MPTRSLPPEGLSELVEAYANTAQAVLDLGLTCRPEDFDRETQAPGWTVKDHISHVVGVESALAGNPDPEVEVPDHPWIRHEMGRFLEQSVQLRRDRPGSEVVNEWKHVLPRRLRALRDPELTIDTEVAGPLGDGSTTLGELLRLRIIDIWVHEQDLREALDRPGNLDSPAAAEFVARVLRGFPRRAALAGLEPGTSVIIESTGPVLAREGVRITPKSDGSVWGEPLFSGQAHVDETDETTGEVIVVPPGSITTIRLTTEALTRRGAGRVPTAQLRYSVEGDEDVAARVLDELAITP, encoded by the coding sequence ATGCCGACGCGCTCGCTCCCGCCCGAGGGTCTCTCCGAACTCGTCGAGGCCTACGCCAACACCGCACAGGCCGTGCTCGACCTCGGATTGACCTGCCGGCCGGAGGATTTCGACAGGGAGACGCAGGCGCCCGGTTGGACGGTCAAAGACCACATCTCGCACGTCGTGGGGGTCGAGAGCGCCCTCGCCGGCAACCCCGACCCGGAGGTGGAGGTGCCGGACCATCCGTGGATCCGGCACGAGATGGGGCGCTTCCTGGAGCAGTCGGTGCAGCTGCGCCGCGACCGGCCGGGGTCGGAAGTGGTCAACGAGTGGAAGCACGTGCTGCCGCGCCGGCTGCGCGCACTGCGCGACCCGGAGCTCACGATCGACACCGAGGTGGCCGGCCCGCTCGGCGACGGGAGTACGACGCTCGGCGAACTGCTGCGGCTGCGGATCATCGACATCTGGGTGCACGAGCAGGACCTGCGCGAGGCGCTGGACCGCCCCGGCAATCTCGACTCCCCGGCCGCTGCCGAGTTCGTCGCCCGGGTGCTGCGCGGCTTCCCCCGGCGCGCCGCCCTCGCCGGGCTCGAGCCCGGCACGTCGGTGATCATCGAGAGCACCGGGCCCGTGCTCGCCCGTGAGGGCGTGCGCATCACCCCCAAGAGCGACGGGTCGGTCTGGGGCGAGCCGCTCTTCTCCGGGCAGGCGCACGTCGACGAGACCGACGAGACCACCGGCGAGGTGATCGTCGTGCCACCCGGCTCGATCACGACCATCCGCCTCACCACCGAGGCGCTGACACGCCGCGGCGCCGGCCGGGTGCCGACCGCGCAGTTGCGCTACTCGGTCGAGGGCGACGAGGACGTCGCCGCCCGCGTGCTGGACGAACTCGCGATCACGCCCTGA
- a CDS encoding cytochrome c oxidase assembly protein, which produces MTDKPAAPPTSRPLGVATAVVTGLAACAAGLQFTGATKPLELLDPGAVVRWGVPLSTTVVQFAAATTIGLLLLGGLLMPEGKRSARRIRTGRYAGWAALIWGLAGVVGVLLSYSDISGVHLGGAGYWSGAWDATWQLELLRAPAISALAALVISAFAFAGVGRAGQAWLFFGAVAALFPMALIGHAATSTDHDAAVNSLLFHLVGVAIWVGGLLALLLMWSRLGKGTADVIARFSLIATWCYVAVGLSGLLNAWIRLGGLGGLDSKYGVVILAKLAALIVLGGFGWRQRQQVVERLRADGASTPARSAFVRLALVEGLVMGVAVGLGAALSRSEPPVSGESELAKTDRAYALTGYPTPPRLQASSWVSQWSVEWLFTAVAVVAIALYLHWVWRLHRRGDRWPIARTICWVAGWLVFLYLIDGAPAVYGRVMFSAHMLMHMGVAMFVPILLVRGGVITLALRALPARHDGTLGPRELILAVVHSRVFAFFANPIVAAVFMLGTLIGFYYSPWFEQSLTTHTGHALMIAHFLLSGYVYAYSLVGIDPGPPRWSPPLRMLVLLVTIAFHAFFGVALMTGTTLLAPDFFSVLDLPWVPDPVLDQQRGGTVTWGAGELPSFVLAMLIAYEWYRQDQAEGRRAERRADRDGDAELHAYNDYLASRARAGAVDKED; this is translated from the coding sequence GTGACCGACAAGCCCGCCGCACCCCCCACCTCCCGGCCGCTCGGTGTCGCCACCGCGGTCGTCACCGGGCTCGCCGCGTGCGCCGCGGGGCTGCAGTTCACCGGTGCGACCAAACCGCTCGAACTGCTCGACCCGGGTGCCGTCGTGCGCTGGGGCGTGCCGCTCTCCACGACGGTCGTCCAGTTCGCGGCCGCCACCACGATCGGCCTGCTGCTGCTCGGCGGCCTGCTGATGCCCGAGGGCAAGCGCTCGGCCCGGCGCATCCGCACCGGCCGGTATGCCGGGTGGGCCGCGCTCATCTGGGGCCTCGCCGGCGTCGTCGGGGTGCTGCTCAGCTACTCCGACATCTCCGGCGTGCACCTCGGCGGGGCCGGCTACTGGTCCGGCGCATGGGATGCCACCTGGCAGCTCGAGCTGCTCCGGGCACCGGCGATCTCCGCGCTCGCGGCCCTGGTGATCTCCGCCTTCGCGTTCGCCGGCGTCGGCCGGGCCGGTCAGGCGTGGCTGTTCTTCGGCGCGGTCGCCGCCCTCTTCCCGATGGCCCTGATCGGCCACGCGGCGACCAGCACCGACCACGACGCGGCGGTCAACTCGCTGCTGTTCCACCTGGTCGGCGTCGCCATCTGGGTCGGCGGCCTGCTCGCCCTCCTGCTGATGTGGTCGCGACTCGGCAAGGGCACGGCCGACGTCATCGCCCGCTTCTCGCTGATCGCCACCTGGTGCTACGTCGCCGTCGGCCTGTCCGGACTGCTCAACGCGTGGATCCGGCTCGGCGGTCTCGGCGGCCTCGACAGCAAGTACGGCGTCGTCATACTCGCCAAGCTGGCCGCGCTGATCGTGCTCGGCGGCTTCGGCTGGCGCCAGCGGCAGCAGGTGGTCGAGCGGCTGCGCGCCGACGGCGCGTCGACGCCGGCGCGCTCGGCGTTCGTGCGGCTCGCCCTGGTCGAGGGCCTGGTGATGGGGGTCGCGGTCGGGCTGGGTGCGGCGCTGTCCCGCTCCGAGCCGCCGGTGAGCGGCGAGTCCGAGCTGGCCAAGACCGACCGCGCCTACGCGCTCACCGGCTACCCGACGCCGCCGCGGCTGCAGGCGAGCAGCTGGGTGTCGCAGTGGAGCGTGGAGTGGCTGTTCACCGCGGTCGCGGTCGTCGCGATCGCCCTCTACCTGCACTGGGTATGGCGCCTGCACCGCCGCGGCGACCGCTGGCCGATCGCGCGGACGATCTGCTGGGTCGCCGGCTGGCTGGTCTTCCTCTACCTGATCGACGGCGCACCGGCGGTCTACGGCCGGGTGATGTTTTCCGCGCACATGCTGATGCACATGGGTGTGGCGATGTTCGTGCCGATCCTGCTGGTCCGCGGCGGCGTGATCACCCTCGCCCTGCGGGCCCTGCCCGCGCGGCACGACGGCACGCTCGGCCCGCGCGAGCTGATCCTCGCCGTCGTGCACTCCCGGGTCTTCGCGTTCTTCGCCAACCCGATCGTCGCCGCGGTCTTCATGCTCGGCACGCTGATCGGCTTCTACTACTCGCCGTGGTTCGAGCAGTCGCTGACCACCCACACCGGGCACGCGCTGATGATCGCCCACTTCCTGCTGAGCGGTTACGTCTACGCCTATTCGCTGGTCGGCATCGACCCGGGGCCGCCGCGCTGGTCGCCGCCGCTGCGCATGCTGGTGCTGCTCGTGACGATCGCCTTCCACGCGTTCTTCGGTGTCGCCCTGATGACCGGCACCACGCTGCTCGCGCCCGACTTCTTCTCCGTGCTCGACCTGCCATGGGTGCCCGACCCGGTGCTGGACCAGCAGCGCGGCGGCACCGTCACGTGGGGTGCCGGTGAGCTGCCGAGCTTCGTGCTGGCGATGCTGATCGCCTACGAGTGGTACCGCCAGGACCAGGCCGAGGGCCGCCGCGCCGAACGCCGCGCCGACCGCGACGGCGACGCCGAACTGCACGCCTACAACGACTACCTCGCCTCCCGCGCCCGGGCCGGTGCGGTCGACAAGGAGGACTGA
- a CDS encoding carbon-nitrogen family hydrolase produces MRVCLIQLAYDDDESLAERTRRVAGLVREQAGADLVVLPELWSAGGFSYREWPERSQDVRGEVAQALAAAAADAGVWLHGGSIAERPDSGETGPEGKSLWNTSLVFSPSGELLATYRKIHRFGFAGGEPKLMEAGTDLVFLDAVGLRAGLSTCYDLRFPELYRAQLDQGATAFVIPAAWPMARLDAWRLLLRARAVENQCLVLGCNTAGTHAGTQMAGHSAVVAPTGEVLAEAGDDQEVLRVDFDVDTIAAFRQDFPVLADRRL; encoded by the coding sequence ATGCGCGTCTGCCTCATCCAGTTGGCGTATGACGACGACGAGTCGCTCGCCGAGCGCACCCGCCGGGTCGCCGGGCTCGTCCGCGAGCAGGCCGGCGCCGACCTCGTGGTGCTGCCCGAGCTGTGGTCGGCGGGCGGCTTCTCCTACCGGGAGTGGCCGGAGCGGTCGCAGGACGTGCGCGGCGAGGTCGCGCAGGCGCTCGCGGCCGCCGCGGCGGACGCCGGGGTCTGGCTGCACGGTGGTTCGATCGCCGAGCGCCCCGACTCGGGGGAGACCGGCCCGGAGGGCAAGTCGCTGTGGAACACCTCGCTGGTCTTCTCCCCGTCCGGCGAACTCCTCGCCACCTACCGCAAGATCCACCGGTTCGGCTTCGCCGGCGGCGAACCCAAGCTCATGGAGGCCGGCACCGACCTGGTCTTCCTCGACGCGGTCGGGCTGCGGGCCGGGTTGTCGACGTGTTACGACCTGCGCTTCCCCGAGCTCTATCGGGCCCAACTCGACCAGGGCGCAACGGCTTTCGTCATACCGGCCGCGTGGCCGATGGCGCGGCTCGACGCCTGGCGCCTGCTGCTGCGGGCGCGGGCGGTCGAAAACCAGTGCCTCGTGCTCGGCTGCAACACCGCCGGCACGCACGCGGGCACCCAGATGGCCGGGCACAGCGCGGTCGTCGCCCCGACCGGCGAGGTGCTCGCCGAAGCCGGCGACGACCAGGAGGTGCTGCGGGTCGACTTCGACGTCGACACCATCGCGGCCTTCCGCCAGGACTTCCCGGTGCTCGCGGACCGGCGCCTCTGA
- a CDS encoding LysE family transporter, producing the protein MTQYLSFVALALVLALAPGPDSLLTLRSTLLGGRRRGVWTIAGITVANIVQGTLAASGLGAILVHAETIFRVIKWAGAAYLAYLGFLAIRAAWRMRSVDAADAGRLATPRRPWVAARQGFLCNITNPKVLAFNIAVLPQFVGEHASAATLLTYAFTLAAVGTLVLLALVAIAGVASRVLQRLTVRRSIEGATGAVMLGFATALAVESS; encoded by the coding sequence GTGACGCAGTATCTGTCCTTCGTGGCGCTCGCCCTCGTGCTCGCGCTCGCGCCTGGCCCCGACTCCCTGCTGACGCTGCGTAGCACGTTGCTCGGTGGCCGCCGCCGGGGCGTCTGGACGATCGCCGGCATCACCGTCGCCAACATCGTGCAGGGCACGCTCGCCGCGTCCGGGCTCGGTGCGATCCTGGTGCACGCCGAAACCATCTTCCGGGTCATCAAGTGGGCCGGCGCGGCCTACCTGGCCTACCTCGGCTTCCTCGCGATCCGGGCCGCCTGGCGGATGCGGTCGGTCGACGCCGCCGACGCGGGCCGGCTCGCCACGCCGCGTCGTCCGTGGGTGGCGGCGCGGCAGGGGTTCCTATGCAACATCACCAACCCCAAGGTGCTGGCCTTCAACATCGCGGTTCTGCCGCAGTTTGTCGGCGAACACGCCTCTGCGGCAACGCTTCTCACCTATGCGTTCACGCTTGCTGCGGTCGGCACCCTGGTGCTGCTCGCGCTCGTCGCGATCGCCGGGGTGGCGTCCCGGGTGCTGCAGCGGCTCACCGTGCGACGCAGCATCGAGGGCGCCACCGGCGCGGTGATGCTGGGCTTCGCGACCGCGCTGGCCGTGGAGTCCAGCTGA
- a CDS encoding NHL domain-containing thioredoxin family protein, with protein MTWPKVRAPELVGRGWLNTGDRQVSLADLRGKVVVLDFWTFCCVNCLHVLDELRSLETEFADQLVLIGVHSPKFEHEADPDALAAAVERYAVHHPVLDDPELVTWRAYTARAWPTLVVIDPEGYVVAQLSGEGHAHGLTVLIRELLEEHRAKGTLRSGDGPYVPPPAAQTALRFPGKVVRARDGSYLVSDTAHHQVVQLEADLETERARFGGPGVFNEPQGLVVLPGDVAARVGYDVLVADSVNHQIASIRLSDGQIRVQAGTGEQLRERSGSGPALKQPLSTPWDLAWWIDRVVIAMAGTHQLWALHLAQDSADNSVAVLAGTSGEGLLDGPAHDALLAQPSGLATAADGSRVWIADSETSALRSIALDDNGFQLQTYVGKGLFDFGHVDGPAADALMQHPLGVTELPDGSVAVADTYNGAVRRYDPATGEMSTLATGLAEPSDVLVEQDGDTARLLVVESAAHRVTRVAIPADAQVVAGAARQTQRPETELAPGKLELTVNFAPPTGQKLDHRYGDPTQLMISASPPELLAAGDGTAPGLTRTLDLDPEVAAGVLHISVRAAACDGDPVTGELPEHAACHLYQQDWGIPVRLVERAPAELALDLRGV; from the coding sequence ATGACTTGGCCCAAGGTGCGTGCACCCGAACTCGTCGGCCGCGGCTGGCTCAACACCGGTGACCGGCAGGTCAGCCTCGCCGACCTGCGCGGCAAGGTGGTGGTGCTCGATTTCTGGACGTTCTGCTGCGTCAACTGTCTGCACGTGCTCGACGAACTCCGCTCTCTGGAAACCGAATTCGCCGACCAACTCGTGCTCATCGGGGTGCACTCGCCGAAGTTCGAGCACGAGGCCGACCCGGACGCGCTGGCGGCCGCGGTCGAGCGCTACGCCGTGCACCACCCGGTGCTCGACGACCCGGAGCTGGTGACCTGGCGGGCCTACACCGCACGGGCCTGGCCGACGCTGGTGGTCATTGACCCGGAGGGTTATGTCGTCGCGCAGCTGTCGGGGGAGGGGCACGCCCACGGGCTGACCGTGCTGATCCGCGAACTGCTCGAGGAGCATCGCGCCAAGGGGACGTTGCGCTCGGGTGACGGCCCCTACGTGCCGCCGCCCGCCGCGCAGACCGCGCTGCGCTTCCCCGGCAAGGTCGTCCGGGCCCGCGACGGCAGCTACCTGGTGTCCGACACCGCGCACCACCAGGTGGTGCAGCTGGAGGCCGACCTGGAGACCGAGCGGGCGCGGTTCGGCGGCCCGGGGGTCTTCAACGAGCCGCAGGGATTGGTCGTGCTGCCCGGCGACGTCGCCGCGCGGGTCGGCTATGACGTGCTCGTCGCCGACAGTGTCAATCACCAGATCGCTTCGATTCGCTTGTCGGACGGGCAGATCAGGGTGCAGGCGGGCACAGGCGAGCAGCTGCGCGAGCGGTCCGGCAGCGGTCCCGCGCTCAAGCAGCCGCTCTCGACGCCCTGGGATCTCGCCTGGTGGATCGACCGGGTCGTCATCGCGATGGCGGGCACCCATCAGCTCTGGGCGCTGCACCTCGCCCAGGACTCCGCCGACAACTCGGTCGCGGTGCTCGCCGGCACCAGCGGGGAGGGCCTGCTCGACGGCCCGGCGCACGACGCGCTGCTCGCGCAACCGTCCGGGCTGGCCACCGCCGCCGACGGCTCGCGGGTGTGGATCGCCGACTCGGAAACCTCCGCGCTGCGGTCGATCGCCTTGGACGACAACGGTTTCCAGCTCCAGACGTATGTCGGCAAGGGCCTCTTCGACTTCGGCCACGTCGACGGTCCGGCCGCGGACGCCCTGATGCAGCACCCGCTCGGGGTCACCGAGCTGCCGGACGGCTCGGTCGCGGTCGCCGACACCTACAACGGCGCCGTGCGCCGTTACGATCCCGCGACCGGCGAGATGAGCACTCTCGCAACGGGACTCGCCGAGCCCAGCGACGTGCTGGTCGAGCAGGACGGCGACACTGCGCGACTGCTCGTCGTGGAGTCGGCCGCGCACCGCGTGACCCGCGTCGCCATACCTGCGGACGCGCAGGTGGTCGCCGGCGCTGCCCGGCAGACACAGCGGCCCGAGACCGAGTTGGCACCCGGAAAGCTCGAGCTGACAGTCAATTTCGCGCCGCCGACCGGGCAGAAGCTCGACCACCGCTACGGCGACCCGACGCAGCTGATGATCTCGGCCAGCCCGCCAGAGCTGCTCGCGGCCGGCGACGGCACCGCGCCGGGGCTGACCCGCACACTCGACCTCGACCCGGAGGTCGCGGCCGGCGTGCTGCACATCTCGGTGCGCGCCGCGGCCTGCGACGGCGACCCCGTCACCGGCGAGCTGCCCGAGCACGCCGCGTGCCACCTCTACCAGCAGGACTGGGGCATCCCCGTGCGGTTGGTGGAGCGGGCGCCTGCCGAGCTCGCGCTCGATCTGCGCGGCGTCTGA
- the aroQ gene encoding type II 3-dehydroquinate dehydratase codes for MTRPVFTVLNGPNLNLLGTREPDLYGAAGLTEAQTRCEQVAGELGVGVEFFQSNHEGSLIDEIQQRAQSPGLIVNAGALTHTSIGIRDALAATGVPFVEVHVSNVYAREDFRQRSYLSDLASGVIVGCGIQGYELALRRLAALAAT; via the coding sequence ATGACGCGCCCGGTCTTCACCGTCCTCAACGGCCCGAACCTCAACCTGCTCGGCACCCGTGAGCCCGACCTCTATGGCGCAGCCGGTCTCACCGAGGCGCAGACCCGGTGCGAGCAGGTCGCGGGCGAGCTCGGGGTGGGCGTCGAGTTCTTCCAGAGCAACCACGAGGGCTCGCTGATCGACGAGATCCAGCAGCGCGCGCAGAGCCCGGGCCTGATCGTCAACGCCGGCGCCCTCACCCACACCTCGATCGGCATCCGCGACGCGCTCGCCGCGACCGGCGTGCCGTTCGTCGAGGTGCACGTGTCGAACGTCTACGCGCGCGAGGACTTCCGCCAGCGTTCCTACCTGTCCGACCTCGCGTCCGGGGTGATCGTGGGCTGCGGCATACAGGGATATGAGCTGGCGCTGCGGCGGCTGGCGGCACTCGCCGCGACCTGA